A window from Haloarchaeobius amylolyticus encodes these proteins:
- a CDS encoding alpha/beta fold hydrolase: MVTTQSSDGIEVTYERHGHGTPLVLLHGGMAPREYWQPVLAHLEDEDYAAIVPQRQGFGTCLDEVDETTADEVLAREVSYVRTLVDSLEERPVLFGHSFGALTALEAATTADVEAVVAYEPAILPEEFREEADLADRMQRLIEAGEREEAVKRYIEQVLHPDGIDDLDAWLAAWPVWPDCVALAEEVVRMNRAVEQYQLPERLDVDGPVLVLSGTGGPDFLRESARAVHDALPRSRFVEFDGVGHSGPGEAPSRLLTEVDAFLSVR, encoded by the coding sequence ATGGTGACGACACAGTCCAGCGATGGTATCGAGGTCACGTACGAGCGACACGGCCACGGGACGCCTCTCGTCCTGCTCCACGGCGGGATGGCCCCCCGGGAGTACTGGCAGCCGGTCCTCGCCCACCTGGAAGACGAGGACTACGCGGCCATCGTCCCGCAGCGACAGGGGTTCGGCACCTGTCTGGACGAGGTCGACGAGACGACCGCCGACGAGGTGCTGGCGCGAGAGGTCTCCTACGTTCGGACGCTGGTCGACAGCCTCGAGGAGCGACCGGTCCTGTTCGGGCACTCCTTCGGGGCGCTCACCGCACTCGAGGCCGCGACTACGGCGGACGTCGAGGCGGTCGTCGCGTACGAGCCGGCGATACTCCCGGAGGAGTTCCGGGAAGAGGCCGACCTCGCCGACCGCATGCAGAGACTCATCGAGGCGGGCGAGCGTGAGGAGGCCGTGAAACGCTACATCGAGCAGGTCCTCCACCCCGATGGAATCGACGACCTCGACGCGTGGCTGGCGGCGTGGCCGGTCTGGCCCGACTGCGTCGCGCTCGCCGAGGAGGTCGTCCGCATGAACCGTGCTGTCGAGCAGTACCAGCTCCCGGAGCGACTGGACGTCGACGGTCCCGTACTCGTGCTGTCGGGGACTGGTGGCCCGGATTTCCTGCGGGAGAGTGCCCGGGCAGTCCACGACGCGCTTCCGCGCAGCCGCTTCGTCGAGTTCGACGGTGTCGGTCACAGTGGCCCGGGCGAGGCACCCAGCCGGCTCCTGACGGAGGTCGACGCCTTCCTCTCCGTCCGCTAG